One window from the genome of Anopheles merus strain MAF chromosome 3R, AmerM5.1, whole genome shotgun sequence encodes:
- the LOC121595879 gene encoding vascular endothelial growth factor receptor 1-like isoform X1, protein MVGRPATVILSVMLLAVCSVFQRSATFVSALDEGHIVREQDAANAHGAPEIDTVEEEIVLPKGASWNFTCKSAQPILWKSYAASFHWEPPNVYPVDFETEDPDKPYGSVLMLTDASAKQVGRYYCINVASYDEEREDELDDMVAEYLASTVYVYVNDPEHPLVPVSSPVFRVQQYDDFVIPCKPSHPEVEVELYNDLEGNLVETYEYSNTQGYKLSFNRLEEGGFYYCQVKDKPDHRIDFEVTIIEHYDSEEALTEYLTKPSIHSDTKDHVPLGQRIRLVCKVNIRAGVNLDMIWKVPPNLNPAVRDARVRLGSLKLNPVKDAAHREIASRELIIERATMADDGTYRCEVMDVNGHRNYHSFKLHVHDSGDDYVMLREENNLDDINVRRNANGKTAPIDIVIEYRSYPANITYYWLKDDDIEVMAGHHGKYELTHSETVVKLRINDPSVTDTGNYTLFVLAGNAEKSHRIGVYVYAKPIVHMESKFVKPNEEVSFTCRSIGYPRPEISFMFLPCLEVPWRNCSASRTNKDKWDSSSPAISSESSARLTPGGKGETPIAKSRVYTLTPKQPGVVYCRATNLEGSEITEADLLVSDLSDSVTLEKERPKEAITVGDHVTIVCSALVYNYTKDITFVHNDKELQESDGVRHDYSPELYAWQARLDIAHVATEHEGPIYCRAKTLTGAVESRAFHVEVLEPVAPMLVSGKSNESLSVDLHDPLKLECDIVGTPDPKIVWLKDGEPVRPDENSNRVQLTKTTLIFEYLKTDDLGMFECRAENKMGTIEKYWKVDVRTAVVRKSVIYIILSLLLVLIVGIVLVSLFYCRKKKEVKAMKEAGIVNFEEGNLGVYNPELALDEQADLLPYNSEYEFPKERLKLGKQLGTGAFGVVMKATAQRIMVNEDETTVAVKMVKKQTDNEVMRALVSELKIMVHLGQHLNVVNLLGAVTKNIAKRELMVIVEYCRFGNVQNFLLKHRPHFIDQINQETGEIDSSIDKNQLRWSKCGYQYNSGSTQYVDPKKHLNSKGYVRHSGLQNMGMVDSCNTEVTAMTSVEVEDLNSVNSNEPLWRSNYGMDYKGPARTVNTTDLVCWASQIACGMEYLASRKVLHGDLAARNILLCDDNVVKICDFGLARSMYKSDNYKKKGEAPLPFKWLALECIGDNVFSTYSDVWAYGIVLWELFSLGKVPYPGMEANQELYNKLRDGYRMDKPQYSNQDIYDIMLNCWNVKPDSRPSFKDLKSRFNAMLPDDMRDHYLELNEPYLQMNAEKMERGDTDYLANLGPPEEPAPAAPNYVNGIILPLPPISEIRNDKDYLKMSRTKSESEESNFDFASFNSDRHSPTIRNNLDTSPPNGSKRHKKRGLPEEIPMLDGNRLSSTANGFNSDSETEPVSPKPRERTSKHNPEPEYINVKGSKVGGVGRAPLCDDELSQEAISNPGYIALSMVDEKRC, encoded by the exons ATGGTGGGCCGACCAGCGACTGTGATATTAAGCGTTATGCTCCTCGCTGTCTGCAGTGTGTTCCAGCGTTCGGCGACATTCGTTAGTG CGCTCGACGAGGGTCATATTGTGCGTGAGCAGGACGCCGCCAATGCACACGGTGCACCGGAAATCGACACTGTCGAGGAGGAGATCGTACTACCGAAGGGTGCTAGCTGGAACTTTACCTGTAAATCCGCCCAGCCGATCTTGTGGAAAAGCTATGCCGCATCGTTCCACTGG gaaCCACCTAACGTGTACCCTGTGGACTTTGAAACGGAAGATCCCGACAAACCGTACGGTAGCGTGCTGATGCTAACGGACGCGTCAGCCAAACAGGTCGGCCGGTACTACTGCATCAACGTTGCTTCGTACGACGAGGAGCGCGAGGATGAGCTGGACGATATGGTGGCCGAATATCTAGCCTCCACCGTGTACGTGTATGTGAACGATCCGGAGCATCCGCTCGTGCCGGTATCGTCGCCAGTGTTTCGCGTCCAGCAGTACGATGACTTTGTCATCCCGTGCAAACCTTCGCACCCGGAAGTGGAGGTGGAGCTGTACAACGATCTCGAAGGG AATTTGGTTGAAACCTATGAGTACAGTAATACCCAAGGATACAAACTAAGCTTTAACAGGCTGGAGGAAGGTGGTTTCTACTACTGCCAGGTGAAAGATAAACCCGACCATCGCATAGACTTTGAAGTAACAATCATCGAACACT ACGATTCTGAAGAAG CATTAACCGAGTACTTAACGAAACCGTCGATCCATAGCGATACGAAAGATCACGTACCGCTCGGTCAGCGAATCCGGCTCGTCTGCAAGGTGAACATCCGGGCCGGCGTTAACCTGGACATGATTTGGAAGGTTCCGCCGAATCTCAATCCAGCCGTTAGG GACGCAAGAGTAAGGTTAGGATCGTTGAAGCTGAATCCGGTGAAAGACGCCGCTCACCGGGAGATCGCCTCCCGGGAGCTCATCATCGAGCGGGCAACGATGGCCGACGATGGCACGTACCGGTGCGAGGTGATGGATGTGAACGGTCACCGGAACTATCACAGCTTCAAGCTGCACGTGCACGATTCCGGCGACGACTATGTGATGTTGCGCGAGGAGAACAATCTCGACGACATTAACGTGCGGCGCAATGCGAACGGCAAAACGGCACCGATCGACATCGTGATCGAGTACCGATCGTACCCGGCTAACATTACGTACTACTGGTTGAAGGATGACGATATCGAGGTGATGGCTGGCCATCACGGCAAGTACGAGCTGACGCACAGTGAGACGGTCGTGAAGCTGCGCATCAACGATCCGTCGGTGACCGATACCGGCAACTACACGTTGTTCGTGCTGGCTGGCAATGCGGAAAAGTCACACCGCATCGGGGTGTACGTTTACG CCAAACCGATCGTTCACATGGAGAGCAAGTTTGTAAAACCGAACGAAGAGGTCTCGTTCACGTGCCGAAGCATCGGCTATCCAAGGCCGGAAATTTCGTTTATGTTTCTTCCCTGTCTGGAGGTGCCCTGGAGGAATTGTTCCGCATCAAGGACCAATAAGGACAAATGGGAC TCCTCGAGCCCGGCTATcagttcggagtcgtccgcaAGACTG ACCCCCGGTGGTAAAGGCGAAACCCCAATCGCAAAGTCACGGGTCTACACTCTTACGCCCAAACAGCCGGGTGTGGTGTACTGTCGCGCTACCAACCTGGAGGGCAGCGAAATAACGGAAGCCGATCTGCTCGTCAGCGATCTGTCCGACTCGGTAACGCTGGAAAAGGAGCGACCGAAGGAAGCGATCACCGTCGGCGATCATGTCACGATCGTCTGCTCAGCGCTAGTGTACAACTACACCAAAGACATAACGTTCGTGCACAACGATAAAGAGCTGCAAGAGTCGGACGGTGTGCGGCATGACTACTCACCGGAGCTGTATGCCTGGCAGGCACGGCTTGACATCGCACACGTGGCGACCGAACACGAAGGCCCAATATACTGTCGAGCGAAAACCCTGACCGGTGCGGTAGAAAGTCGTGCCTTCCACGTGGAGGTGCTGGAACCGGTCGCACCGATGCTTGTTTCGGGCAAGAGTAATGAGAGCCTGTCGGTTGATTTGCACGATCCGCTGAAGCTGGAGTGTGACATCGTCGGTACGCCCGATCCCAAGATCGTTTGGCTAAAGGATGGCGAACCGGTAAGGCCAGACGAGAACAGCAATCGGGTGCAGCTCACCAAAACGACACTCATCTTCGAGTACCTGAAGACGGACGATCTGGGAATGTTCGAGTGCCGGGCGGAGAACAAGATGGGCACGATCGAGAAGTACTGGAAGGTGGATGTGCGAA CTGCCGTTGTGAGGAAATCGGTCATCTACATCATTTTGTCCCTCCTGCTGGTGCTAATCGTCGGTATCGTGCTAGTGTCGCTGTTCTACTGCCggaagaagaaggaagtgAAAGCGATGAAGGAAGCGGGCATTGTCAACTTTGAGGAAGGTAATCTGGGCGTATACAATCCCGAACTGGCGCTGGACGAACAGGCCGACCTGTTGCCGTACAATTCCGAGTACGAATTCCCCAAGGAGCGGCTCAAGCTGGGCAAGCAGCTCGGCACTGGTGCGTTCGGTGTGGTGATGAAGGCCACCGCCCAACGCATTATGGTGAACGAGGACGAGACGACGGTCGCCGTGAAGATGGTGAAAAAGCAAACGGACAATGAGGTGATGCGGGCGCTCGTTTCGGAGCTAAAGATCATGGTCCATCTCGGGCAGCACTTGAATGTGGTGAATCTGCTTGGTGCGGTTACGAAAAACATTGCCAAAC GTGAATTGATGGTGATTGTTGAGTACTGCAGGTTTGGCAATGTGCAAAACTTCCTGCTCAAACATCGGCCACACTTTATCGACCAGATTAACCAGGAGACGGGTGAGATCGATTCGTCGATCGACAAGAATCAGCTACGGTGGTCCAAGTGTGGATATCAGTATAATAG CGGCTCGACGCAGTACGTTGATCCGAAGAAGCACCTAAACTCAAAGGGCTATGTGCGCCACTCCGGGCTGCAAAACATGGGCATGGTCGATAGTTGTAACACGGAAGTGACCGCCATGACATCGGTTGAAG TGGAAGACTTGAACTCGGTCAACTCGAATGAGCCGCTATGGCGCTCCAACTACGGCATGGATTACAAGGGGCCGGCACGCACCGTCAACACGACCGATCTGGTCTGCTGGGCATCACAGATTGCCTGCGGCATGGAGTATCTGGCATCGCGCAAGGTACTGCACGGTGATCTGGCCGCCCGTAATATACTGCTGTGCGATGACAATGTGGTGAAGATCTGTGACTTCGGGTTGGCTCGATCGATGTACAAGAGCGACAATTACAAGAAGAAGGGTGAAGCACCGCTACCCTTCAAGTGGCTTGCGCTGGAATGCATTGGCGACAATGTGTTCAGCACGTACTCGGACGTGTGGGCTTACGGTATAGTGCTGTGGGAGCTGTTTTCACTCGGCAAAGTGCCTTACCCAGGGATGGAGGCGAACCAGGAGCTGTACAATAAGCTGCGCGATGGCTACCGGATGGATAAGCCACAGTACTCGAACCAAGACATTTACGATATTATGCTGAACTGCTGGAACGTGAAGCCTGATTCACGACCATCGTTTAAGGATCTGAAGAGCAGGTTTAATGCAATGCTTCCGGATGATATGCGAGAT CACTATCTCGAACTGAATGAGCCATACCTACAAATGAATGCCGAAAAGATGGAACGAGGTGATACCGATTACCTGGCTAATCTTGGTCCTCCAGAAGAACCAGCACCAGCGGCACCAAACTATGTAAATGGCATCATTTTACCTCTTCCACCGA TTTCGGAGATTCGTAACGACAAGGACTACCTGAAGATGTCCCGCACAAAGTCCGAGTCGGAGGAGAGCAACTTTGACTTTGCCTCGTTCAACAGCGATCGCCATTCGCCCACGATACGCAACAATCTCGACACTAGTCCGCCCAACGGCAGCAAACGGCACAAGAAGCGGGGCCTGCCGGAGGAAATCCCCATGCTCGATGGGAACCGGTTATCATCCACGGCGAACGGGTTCAActccgattccgaaacggaaccGGTCAGTCCGAAACCGCGCGAACGCACAAGCAAGCACAACCCGGAGCCGGAGTATATAAACGTGAAAGGAAGTAAGGTTGGTGGTGTTGGACGAGCACCGCTGTGTGACGACGAGCTGAGCCAGGAAGCGATCAGCAATCCGGGCTACATTGCGCTCAGTATGGTGGATGAGAAGCGGTGTTAG
- the LOC121595879 gene encoding vascular endothelial growth factor receptor 1-like isoform X3, producing the protein MVGRPATVILSVMLLAVCSVFQRSATFVSALDEGHIVREQDAANAHGAPEIDTVEEEIVLPKGASWNFTCKSAQPILWKSYAASFHWEPPNVYPVDFETEDPDKPYGSVLMLTDASAKQVGRYYCINVASYDEEREDELDDMVAEYLASTVYVYVNDPEHPLVPVSSPVFRVQQYDDFVIPCKPSHPEVEVELYNDLEGPESYNTTYDSANGFTLRSQRLNTGLTKFDCCVMNSTFNQTLYVTIDPLTEYLTKPSIHSDTKDHVPLGQRIRLVCKVNIRAGVNLDMIWKVPPNLNPAVRDARVRLGSLKLNPVKDAAHREIASRELIIERATMADDGTYRCEVMDVNGHRNYHSFKLHVHDSGDDYVMLREENNLDDINVRRNANGKTAPIDIVIEYRSYPANITYYWLKDDDIEVMAGHHGKYELTHSETVVKLRINDPSVTDTGNYTLFVLAGNAEKSHRIGVYVYAKPIVHMESKFVKPNEEVSFTCRSIGYPRPEISFMFLPCLEVPWRNCSASRTNKDKWDSSSPAISSESSARLTPGGKGETPIAKSRVYTLTPKQPGVVYCRATNLEGSEITEADLLVSDLSDSVTLEKERPKEAITVGDHVTIVCSALVYNYTKDITFVHNDKELQESDGVRHDYSPELYAWQARLDIAHVATEHEGPIYCRAKTLTGAVESRAFHVEVLEPVAPMLVSGKSNESLSVDLHDPLKLECDIVGTPDPKIVWLKDGEPVRPDENSNRVQLTKTTLIFEYLKTDDLGMFECRAENKMGTIEKYWKVDVRTAVVRKSVIYIILSLLLVLIVGIVLVSLFYCRKKKEVKAMKEAGIVNFEEGNLGVYNPELALDEQADLLPYNSEYEFPKERLKLGKQLGTGAFGVVMKATAQRIMVNEDETTVAVKMVKKQTDNEVMRALVSELKIMVHLGQHLNVVNLLGAVTKNIAKRELMVIVEYCRFGNVQNFLLKHRPHFIDQINQETGEIDSSIDKNQLRWSKCGYQYNSGSTQYVDPKKHLNSKGYVRHSGLQNMGMVDSCNTEVTAMTSVEVEDLNSVNSNEPLWRSNYGMDYKGPARTVNTTDLVCWASQIACGMEYLASRKVLHGDLAARNILLCDDNVVKICDFGLARSMYKSDNYKKKGEAPLPFKWLALECIGDNVFSTYSDVWAYGIVLWELFSLGKVPYPGMEANQELYNKLRDGYRMDKPQYSNQDIYDIMLNCWNVKPDSRPSFKDLKSRFNAMLPDDMRDHYLELNEPYLQMNAEKMERGDTDYLANLGPPEEPAPAAPNYVNGIILPLPPISEIRNDKDYLKMSRTKSESEESNFDFASFNSDRHSPTIRNNLDTSPPNGSKRHKKRGLPEEIPMLDGNRLSSTANGFNSDSETEPVSPKPRERTSKHNPEPEYINVKGSKVGGVGRAPLCDDELSQEAISNPGYIALSMVDEKRC; encoded by the exons ATGGTGGGCCGACCAGCGACTGTGATATTAAGCGTTATGCTCCTCGCTGTCTGCAGTGTGTTCCAGCGTTCGGCGACATTCGTTAGTG CGCTCGACGAGGGTCATATTGTGCGTGAGCAGGACGCCGCCAATGCACACGGTGCACCGGAAATCGACACTGTCGAGGAGGAGATCGTACTACCGAAGGGTGCTAGCTGGAACTTTACCTGTAAATCCGCCCAGCCGATCTTGTGGAAAAGCTATGCCGCATCGTTCCACTGG gaaCCACCTAACGTGTACCCTGTGGACTTTGAAACGGAAGATCCCGACAAACCGTACGGTAGCGTGCTGATGCTAACGGACGCGTCAGCCAAACAGGTCGGCCGGTACTACTGCATCAACGTTGCTTCGTACGACGAGGAGCGCGAGGATGAGCTGGACGATATGGTGGCCGAATATCTAGCCTCCACCGTGTACGTGTATGTGAACGATCCGGAGCATCCGCTCGTGCCGGTATCGTCGCCAGTGTTTCGCGTCCAGCAGTACGATGACTTTGTCATCCCGTGCAAACCTTCGCACCCGGAAGTGGAGGTGGAGCTGTACAACGATCTCGAAGGG CCTGAGTCCTATAACACTACGTACGATTCGGCCAATGGTTTTACCTTACGGTCGCAACGGCTCAACACCGGTCTTACAAAATTCGATTGCTGCGTCATGAACTCTACCTTCAATCAGACGCTGTACGTTACCATCGATC CATTAACCGAGTACTTAACGAAACCGTCGATCCATAGCGATACGAAAGATCACGTACCGCTCGGTCAGCGAATCCGGCTCGTCTGCAAGGTGAACATCCGGGCCGGCGTTAACCTGGACATGATTTGGAAGGTTCCGCCGAATCTCAATCCAGCCGTTAGG GACGCAAGAGTAAGGTTAGGATCGTTGAAGCTGAATCCGGTGAAAGACGCCGCTCACCGGGAGATCGCCTCCCGGGAGCTCATCATCGAGCGGGCAACGATGGCCGACGATGGCACGTACCGGTGCGAGGTGATGGATGTGAACGGTCACCGGAACTATCACAGCTTCAAGCTGCACGTGCACGATTCCGGCGACGACTATGTGATGTTGCGCGAGGAGAACAATCTCGACGACATTAACGTGCGGCGCAATGCGAACGGCAAAACGGCACCGATCGACATCGTGATCGAGTACCGATCGTACCCGGCTAACATTACGTACTACTGGTTGAAGGATGACGATATCGAGGTGATGGCTGGCCATCACGGCAAGTACGAGCTGACGCACAGTGAGACGGTCGTGAAGCTGCGCATCAACGATCCGTCGGTGACCGATACCGGCAACTACACGTTGTTCGTGCTGGCTGGCAATGCGGAAAAGTCACACCGCATCGGGGTGTACGTTTACG CCAAACCGATCGTTCACATGGAGAGCAAGTTTGTAAAACCGAACGAAGAGGTCTCGTTCACGTGCCGAAGCATCGGCTATCCAAGGCCGGAAATTTCGTTTATGTTTCTTCCCTGTCTGGAGGTGCCCTGGAGGAATTGTTCCGCATCAAGGACCAATAAGGACAAATGGGAC TCCTCGAGCCCGGCTATcagttcggagtcgtccgcaAGACTG ACCCCCGGTGGTAAAGGCGAAACCCCAATCGCAAAGTCACGGGTCTACACTCTTACGCCCAAACAGCCGGGTGTGGTGTACTGTCGCGCTACCAACCTGGAGGGCAGCGAAATAACGGAAGCCGATCTGCTCGTCAGCGATCTGTCCGACTCGGTAACGCTGGAAAAGGAGCGACCGAAGGAAGCGATCACCGTCGGCGATCATGTCACGATCGTCTGCTCAGCGCTAGTGTACAACTACACCAAAGACATAACGTTCGTGCACAACGATAAAGAGCTGCAAGAGTCGGACGGTGTGCGGCATGACTACTCACCGGAGCTGTATGCCTGGCAGGCACGGCTTGACATCGCACACGTGGCGACCGAACACGAAGGCCCAATATACTGTCGAGCGAAAACCCTGACCGGTGCGGTAGAAAGTCGTGCCTTCCACGTGGAGGTGCTGGAACCGGTCGCACCGATGCTTGTTTCGGGCAAGAGTAATGAGAGCCTGTCGGTTGATTTGCACGATCCGCTGAAGCTGGAGTGTGACATCGTCGGTACGCCCGATCCCAAGATCGTTTGGCTAAAGGATGGCGAACCGGTAAGGCCAGACGAGAACAGCAATCGGGTGCAGCTCACCAAAACGACACTCATCTTCGAGTACCTGAAGACGGACGATCTGGGAATGTTCGAGTGCCGGGCGGAGAACAAGATGGGCACGATCGAGAAGTACTGGAAGGTGGATGTGCGAA CTGCCGTTGTGAGGAAATCGGTCATCTACATCATTTTGTCCCTCCTGCTGGTGCTAATCGTCGGTATCGTGCTAGTGTCGCTGTTCTACTGCCggaagaagaaggaagtgAAAGCGATGAAGGAAGCGGGCATTGTCAACTTTGAGGAAGGTAATCTGGGCGTATACAATCCCGAACTGGCGCTGGACGAACAGGCCGACCTGTTGCCGTACAATTCCGAGTACGAATTCCCCAAGGAGCGGCTCAAGCTGGGCAAGCAGCTCGGCACTGGTGCGTTCGGTGTGGTGATGAAGGCCACCGCCCAACGCATTATGGTGAACGAGGACGAGACGACGGTCGCCGTGAAGATGGTGAAAAAGCAAACGGACAATGAGGTGATGCGGGCGCTCGTTTCGGAGCTAAAGATCATGGTCCATCTCGGGCAGCACTTGAATGTGGTGAATCTGCTTGGTGCGGTTACGAAAAACATTGCCAAAC GTGAATTGATGGTGATTGTTGAGTACTGCAGGTTTGGCAATGTGCAAAACTTCCTGCTCAAACATCGGCCACACTTTATCGACCAGATTAACCAGGAGACGGGTGAGATCGATTCGTCGATCGACAAGAATCAGCTACGGTGGTCCAAGTGTGGATATCAGTATAATAG CGGCTCGACGCAGTACGTTGATCCGAAGAAGCACCTAAACTCAAAGGGCTATGTGCGCCACTCCGGGCTGCAAAACATGGGCATGGTCGATAGTTGTAACACGGAAGTGACCGCCATGACATCGGTTGAAG TGGAAGACTTGAACTCGGTCAACTCGAATGAGCCGCTATGGCGCTCCAACTACGGCATGGATTACAAGGGGCCGGCACGCACCGTCAACACGACCGATCTGGTCTGCTGGGCATCACAGATTGCCTGCGGCATGGAGTATCTGGCATCGCGCAAGGTACTGCACGGTGATCTGGCCGCCCGTAATATACTGCTGTGCGATGACAATGTGGTGAAGATCTGTGACTTCGGGTTGGCTCGATCGATGTACAAGAGCGACAATTACAAGAAGAAGGGTGAAGCACCGCTACCCTTCAAGTGGCTTGCGCTGGAATGCATTGGCGACAATGTGTTCAGCACGTACTCGGACGTGTGGGCTTACGGTATAGTGCTGTGGGAGCTGTTTTCACTCGGCAAAGTGCCTTACCCAGGGATGGAGGCGAACCAGGAGCTGTACAATAAGCTGCGCGATGGCTACCGGATGGATAAGCCACAGTACTCGAACCAAGACATTTACGATATTATGCTGAACTGCTGGAACGTGAAGCCTGATTCACGACCATCGTTTAAGGATCTGAAGAGCAGGTTTAATGCAATGCTTCCGGATGATATGCGAGAT CACTATCTCGAACTGAATGAGCCATACCTACAAATGAATGCCGAAAAGATGGAACGAGGTGATACCGATTACCTGGCTAATCTTGGTCCTCCAGAAGAACCAGCACCAGCGGCACCAAACTATGTAAATGGCATCATTTTACCTCTTCCACCGA TTTCGGAGATTCGTAACGACAAGGACTACCTGAAGATGTCCCGCACAAAGTCCGAGTCGGAGGAGAGCAACTTTGACTTTGCCTCGTTCAACAGCGATCGCCATTCGCCCACGATACGCAACAATCTCGACACTAGTCCGCCCAACGGCAGCAAACGGCACAAGAAGCGGGGCCTGCCGGAGGAAATCCCCATGCTCGATGGGAACCGGTTATCATCCACGGCGAACGGGTTCAActccgattccgaaacggaaccGGTCAGTCCGAAACCGCGCGAACGCACAAGCAAGCACAACCCGGAGCCGGAGTATATAAACGTGAAAGGAAGTAAGGTTGGTGGTGTTGGACGAGCACCGCTGTGTGACGACGAGCTGAGCCAGGAAGCGATCAGCAATCCGGGCTACATTGCGCTCAGTATGGTGGATGAGAAGCGGTGTTAG